The following coding sequences lie in one Pseudorasbora parva isolate DD20220531a chromosome 18, ASM2467924v1, whole genome shotgun sequence genomic window:
- the LOC137046083 gene encoding zona pellucida sperm-binding protein 3-like yields MMEFLKGVLVVVVIVAFDLPNAWGSLRYSQSPIAQEPFGLQEKQLLQGPVKPLDWKYPIVPEVQSELAVNFQLRQPVTPSSVAVQCGENRVLVEVQQDLFSNGHLIQPTGLSLGGCPVVGQDSQSKVLIFEYELQDCNSVQMMNEDELVYTFSLTYTPEGLAGTPITRVEGAVVGVQCHYQRLQNVSSDALRPTWVPYASTEVGEEALVFSLKLMMGWYR; encoded by the exons ATGATGGAGTTTCTGAAAGGTGTCTTAGTGGTGGTTGTGATTGTTGCATTTGATCTGCCTAATGCATGGGGAAGTTTGAGATACAGTCAAAGTCCAATTGCACAGGAGCCTTTTGGCCTTCAGGAGAAGCAGCTGTTGCAGGGTCCAGTGAAGCCTTTGGATTGGAAGTATCCCATTGTTCCTGAGGTGCAGAGCGAGTTGGCGGTGAACTTCCAGTTGAGGCAACCCGTGACTCCCAGCAGCGTAGCGGTTCAATGCGGAGAGAACCGGGTTCTTGTAGAGGTTCAGCAGGACTTGTTTAGCAATGGTCATTTGATCCAGCCAACTGGCCTGTCTTTAGGCGGCTGTCCTGTTGTTGGTCAGGACTCTCAGTCTAAGGTGCTCATCTTTGAGTATGAGTTACAGGACTGCAACAGCGTGCAGATG ATGAATGAGGATGAGCTTGTCTACACCTTCTCCCTTACCTACACCCCTGAGGGTCTTGCAGGTACTCCGATTACCCGGGTCGAGGGTGCAGTTGTTGGCGTTCAATGCCACTATCAAAG GCTTCAGAATGTAAGCAGTGATGCCTTGAGGCCAACATGGGTCCCTTATGCCTCAACAGAGGTTGGTGAAGAAGCCTTGGTGTTCTCCCTGAAGCTTATGATGGGTTGGTACAG ATGA